The genome window TGCCGGAAACTGCGGAGAATCATCCTTCGCTGTGGCGCGAAGCATTGCCGGTCGCAACGCCGTATTCCCACAAGTACAGCCGCGGCTGTGTCCTGATTACCGGCGGCGCGGAGATGATCGGCGCAGCCTGTCTCGCGGCACGGGCCTCGCAGCGAGCGGGTGCCGGCATTGTCTTGGTCGCCTCGCCGCTGCAACAGGCGCCGCTCTACAAGCTGGCCTTGGAGAGTGCTGTCGTCCGGACGATGAAGGATACGCGGGGCTTTATTGAACTCCTGGAAGACCCGCGGATCGGTGCCGCTGTTGTCGGGCCGGGCCTCGGCCTCCACAGTCCTGGCGGTCATGAAAAAGTCCTCGCGGTACTGCGTCGGCGATGTGCGGCGATTTTGGATGCCGATGCGCTGACACTGTTTGCCGAAGCGCCCCAATCCCTGTTCGACGAAATCCAGGCTCCGACAATTCTGACGCCCCATGATGGGGAGTTCACGCGCCTGTTTCCGGATCTGGCGGACCGGGCCGGAAGGCTTGAGCGGGCGAGGGCGGCGGCGGTGCGCAGCGGCGCGGTCGTCGTGCTGAAAGGCTACGATACGGTTGTTGCCGACCCGTCCGGCTATGCGGTCGTCAATAGCAATGCCCCTCCCGAACTGGCGACCGCCGGGTCTGGAGACGTCCTGTCCGGGGTCATTGCAGCGCTTGCGGCCGGTGGAATGCCGCCATTCGCGGCGGCGGCGGCGGCGGTTTATCTGCATGGCGATGCGGCATCGCAGTCCCCTGTGGGCCTGATTGCCAGCGACCTACCGGATCGACTTCCCGATTCCATCGAACGCTGCCGCTCTGTTTCCAAGAACTAACAGTATTTCCCTCTAATTGCGGATAGTTACCATTTGTAAAGGATTGACCACTAGCGTGTATTGCTATCTGGTTTCGATGGGGATTCTCGATTCGTCGAGAAGGCAAGGGGAAAAATGAATTCTGGCGAATTCATTTCTGGCGAAAACGGGGTGAGTACCATGTTCTTCAGACGTAGTTTGCCTTTAGATCGGGTTGCAATCGGCCGATCCTTCAG of Alphaproteobacteria bacterium contains these proteins:
- a CDS encoding NAD(P)H-hydrate dehydratase; amino-acid sequence: MSDEPLELEDVPSGIDRKAWNRHALLSPTEMGEADRLAIEGGLAGYDLMQAAGNAVFDAVTERFPIGRVAVLCGPGNNGGDGFVVAERLLRAGWDVRLGLLGDRSALKGDAAQAAADFTGGVEPLTPGILDGADIIVDALFGAGLNREVDGVARATLDAAGDRPIIAVDIPSGVSGSDGCTSGHSTKPSALTVTFFRGKPGHHLLPGRELCGERVLTDIGIPESVLDSILPETAENHPSLWREALPVATPYSHKYSRGCVLITGGAEMIGAACLAARASQRAGAGIVLVASPLQQAPLYKLALESAVVRTMKDTRGFIELLEDPRIGAAVVGPGLGLHSPGGHEKVLAVLRRRCAAILDADALTLFAEAPQSLFDEIQAPTILTPHDGEFTRLFPDLADRAGRLERARAAAVRSGAVVVLKGYDTVVADPSGYAVVNSNAPPELATAGSGDVLSGVIAALAAGGMPPFAAAAAAVYLHGDAASQSPVGLIASDLPDRLPDSIERCRSVSKN